A single genomic interval of Halalkalicoccus subterraneus harbors:
- a CDS encoding ABC transporter permease: MSSLSRTRAEFVAAWYSFVRRRTAVFFTFFFPVILIVIFGALVTTDPTGGGLFTEPPEYYLAGYLAVVVLFTPLSRVGSTVARHREGNRFEKLATTPLKRTEWLLAHTLVNAVLVGIASAILIAVLWLLTDATFSLSPLLVPFVLVGSAVFCGIGALLGRIADSQDGVIAAANSVALPMLFLAETFVPPALLPSWMGPVIDLLPLTYFSRGVREVTVSGGPWVTDLAILSGLAVVFLVAGAYALPETD, translated from the coding sequence ATGAGTTCGCTTTCGCGCACCCGCGCGGAGTTCGTCGCGGCGTGGTACTCCTTCGTCCGCCGGCGAACCGCGGTCTTCTTCACCTTCTTCTTCCCGGTGATCCTGATCGTCATCTTCGGCGCGCTCGTGACGACCGATCCCACGGGCGGCGGACTGTTCACCGAACCGCCCGAGTACTATCTCGCGGGCTACCTCGCGGTCGTCGTCCTGTTCACGCCGCTCTCGCGGGTCGGCAGCACCGTCGCGCGCCACCGCGAGGGAAACCGATTCGAGAAGCTGGCGACGACGCCGCTCAAGAGGACCGAATGGCTGCTCGCACACACCCTCGTCAACGCCGTACTCGTCGGGATCGCGAGTGCGATCCTCATCGCCGTGCTGTGGCTGCTCACCGACGCCACCTTCTCCCTCTCGCCGCTTTTGGTCCCGTTCGTACTGGTCGGCTCGGCGGTCTTCTGTGGGATCGGCGCGCTTCTGGGCCGGATTGCGGACTCCCAGGACGGCGTGATCGCCGCCGCCAACTCCGTCGCGCTGCCGATGCTGTTTCTCGCCGAGACGTTCGTTCCGCCCGCGCTCCTTCCGTCGTGGATGGGGCCGGTGATCGACCTCCTTCCTCTCACCTACTTCTCGCGGGGCGTCCGGGAGGTCACGGTGTCGGGTGGGCCCTGGGTGACCGACCTCGCGATCCTCTCGGGGCTCGCGGTCGTCTTCCTCGTCGCCGGCGCGTACGCACTCCCGGAGACGGACTGA